From the Microplitis mediator isolate UGA2020A chromosome 6, iyMicMedi2.1, whole genome shotgun sequence genome, one window contains:
- the LOC130669749 gene encoding B-cell lymphoma/leukemia 11A-like has product MRIKMPAVRIAQAEPSQGTIPPDTVHCGGCRISYPLSEIVRFIEHKVNHCRNSLQGCHSPPPTTAHEDSDPEDALALKTSDPEKLNSVPSISAPINKRVGRVESPPTPQVSATDSGSPIELRASASSTPKRRTESDEDKEELTKKAKTESVDADTNTINSEPRCLQCSQCSRRLNSAWDLIQHVQSVHGARLYGVPNSSANSSSNTPAPSPPTPNPSHSHHLSPPNHLNLSGKSTGSSAANSSAGTTSSSGSSRQQLQSSSLVADPLHSFLRLPQHLERSFPPMFRPEFLALNPLAGYRGLQDLQTATRNLQNLGDPLRAMDGLNLGDSLVRSSLDTLNNARNLANLTELSHARGLGTQGHPPQLEANLDFYSARLRSLANPPLGAAPTNPPTNPSIVSNVAQSQPQQTQGQNHQTQSQNHNTADLSTSPVGSNPANLTVHALTQKENSPPCYNQSPVGHNNNNSTDSDKTSPPVASTPIITDSAEIVYTCEVCDKKFRFQSNLIVHRRCHQEKERQFQENNQDGGAIARCEVCDVELANYSDLRKHMRKEHSDSMNPASPQGSVETVPDDGSSCDENMDLDDGDEGDQKTRTDAEENTPEDLSTTQGQSSEESVPGRVDQKPSLVGDLMEKFGLNNIAQYSEAYRQALQENHRGGFLKTESPSNLVNTLNNNKEKDSALSPTNFNTSATANIFSGTFPRTGPDFGGLWLPSAHYLENSEFRKVTKATTSSLALQGLPSPLLKKERHGRNDTCEYCGKVFKNCSNLTVHRRSHTGEKPYKCELCSYACAQSSKLTRHMKTHGRHGKDTYKCRFCEMPFSVPSTLEKHMRKCVVVVQQGPKLGLPYPGSQDEDSSLSTKDT; this is encoded by the exons CGGAACCGTCACAAGGGACAATACCACCGGATACGGTCCACTGTGGTGGTTGTCGGATATCATACCCCCTGAGTGAAATAGTTCGTTTCATAGAGCACAAAGTAAATCACTGTCGAAACAGCCTCCAGGGATGTCACAGTCCACCGCCGACGACGGCCCACGAGGACTCAGACCCCGAGGACGCTCTGGCACTCAAGACCTCGGACCCAGAGAAGCTCAACTCGGTCCCGAGCATCTCCGCGCCCATTAACAAGAGGGTCGGACGAGTCGAGAGCCCGCCGACGCCGCAGGTTAGCGCCACCGACAGCGGCAGCCCCATTGAGCTCAGAGCCAGCGCGAGCTCGACTCCCAAAAGACGCACCGAGAGCGATGAGGACAAGGAGGAACTTACCAAGAAGGCTAAGACTGAGTCAGTTGATGCCGATACCAATACTATTAATTCCg agCCAAGATGCCTGCAGTGTTCGCAGTGTTCGCGTCGTCTTAATTCCGCCTGGGACTTGATCCAACACGTGCAAAGTGTCCACGGAGCGCGATTGTACGGTGTCCCGAACTCTTCAGCAAATTCGTCATCAAACACACCGGCGCCGAGCCCACCGACGCCCAATCCTAGTCACTCCCATCACCTGAGTCCGCCCAACCACCTGAACCTCAGTGGAAAATCGACGGGTTCATCGGCCGCGAACTCTTCCGCGGGTACGACATCTAGCTCGGGCAGTAGCCGGCAGCAGCTGCAAAGTTCTTCTCTGGTAGCGGATCCACTTCACAGTTTCCTGAGGCTGCCCCAGCACCTGGAACGCAGCTTCCCTCCAATGTTCAGGCCCGAGTTCCTGGCCCTTAACCCCCTTGCGGGGTACCGTGGGCTCCAGGACCTGCAGACCGCGACGAGAAACCTTCAGAACTTGGGGGATCCGCTTCGCGCGATGGACGGCCTCAATTTAGGGGATTCGTTGGTTAGGAGTTCTCTTGATACTCTTAATAACGCACGTAATTTGGCGAACCTGACGGAACTCTCGCATGCACGGGGTCTCGGTACTCAGGGTCACCCACCACAACTTGAAGCGAATCTGGATTTTTATTCGGCGCGCCTAAGGAGCCTCGCTAATCCGCCCTTAGGCGCGGCTCCAACGAATCCACCGACAAATCCCTCGATCGTTTCGAATGTCGCCCAATCACAACCCCAGCAGACCCAGGGTCAAAACCATCAGACCCAGTCTCAGAATCATAATACTGCTGACTTATCAACGAGCCCAGTGGGTTCTAATCCCGCTAATTTAACAGTTCATGCGTTGACGCAGAAGGAAAACTCACCGCCTTGTTACAACCAGAGCCCCGTGGGTCACAACAACAATAACTCGACGGACAGTGACAAAACAAGTCCTCCAGTTGCGTCCACTCCCATAATAACCGACTCCGCCGAAATCGTTTACACCTGCGAGGTCTGCGATAAGAAGTTCCGGTTCCAGTCTAACCTGATTGTCCATCGACGCTGCCATCAGGAAAAGGAAAGACAATTCCAGGAGAACAACCAAGATGGCGGTGCCATCGCCCGTTGCGAGGTCTGCGACGTCGAGTTAGCGAACTATTCAGACCTACGCAAGCACATGCGCAAAGAGCACTCGGACTCCATGAATCCGGCGAGTCCCCAAGGAAGCGTCGAAACCGTTCCCGACGATGGGTCCAGCTGCGACGAGAACATGGACCTCGACGACGGGGACGAGGGGGACCAGAAGACCCGGACCGACGCTGAGGAAAACACTCCCGAAGATCTCAGCACGACCCAGGGTCAGAGCAGCGAAGAAAGCGTTCCCGGAAGGGTCGACCAGAAGCCCAGTCTGGTTGGAGATCTCATGGAAAAATTTGGACTCAACAATATCGCCCAGTATTCCGAAGCCTATCGACAAGCGCTTCAAGAAAACCATCGCGGAGGATTCCTCAAAACAGAGTCACCCTCAAATTTGGTGAACACCCTCAACAATAACAAGGAAAAGGACAGCGCGTTGTCCCCAACAAATTTCAACACTTCCGCGACGGCCAACATTTTTTCCGGCACATTCCCTCGAACTGGGCCCGACTTCGGTGGCCTCTGGCTGCCCAGTGCCCACTACCTAGAGAACAGCGAGTTCCGTAAAGTGACCAAGGCCACGACTTCCAGCCTCGCCCTGCAAGGACTCCCCAGCCCACTCCTAAAAAAGGAACGACACGGACGCAACGATACTTGCGAGTACTGCGGCAAGGTCTTCAAAAACTGCTCAAACCTGACCGTGCACAGACGCTCCCACACCGGAGAGAAACCTTACAAATGCGAACTGTGCTCGTACGCCTGCGCCCAGAGTTCGAAACTCACACGACACATGAAAACTCACGGCAGACATGGCAAGGACACTTACAAATGCAGGTTTTGCGAGATGCCCTTCTCCGTGCCCAGCACTTTAGAGAAGCACATGCGCAAGTGCGTGGTCGTGGTACAGCAGGGCCCCAAATTGGGGCTTCCCTACCCCGGGAGCCAGGACGAGGACTCATCGCTCAGTACTAAGGACACTTGA